The proteins below come from a single Streptomyces sp. SCSIO 75703 genomic window:
- the treZ gene encoding malto-oligosyltrehalose trehalohydrolase produces MQFEVWAPGAGEVALTCDGVTSAMESDPERPGWWCGRALAGDGSRYGFAVDGGPVLPDPRARRLPDGPDGLAAVVDHGRYEWHAPWRGRPLPGGVLYELHVGTYTPEGTLDAAAERLDHLAGLGVTHVELMPLCPFPGRHGWGYDGVAPWAVHEPYGGPEALKRFVDRAHGLGLGVVLDVVHNHLGPSGNHLPAFGPYFTETHHTPWGAAVNLDAPGSDEVRAYLRESALAWLRDYRIDGLRLDAVHELADNRALPFLEELSRGVDALAADLGRPLFLIAESDRNDPRTVTPRAEGGLGVHTQWNDDFHHALHTALTGEAQGYYADFARAPLAAFAKTLTRGFFHDGTYSSFRGRHHGRPLDRTRLASHRLTCYAQSHDQIGNRARGERLAALVSPGLAACAATLTLTAPFTPMLFMGEEWAAGTPWQYFADHTDPGLAEAVRRGRRREFAAHGWREEDVPDPQDPATRDRSCLDWSEPRREPHARVLDWYRRLIALRHAEPDLSDPDLADTRVAFDEEGRWLAFRRGDLRVAVNLGPGPALIPLGARPARVLAAWEPVDPPGADGLLRLPGESSVVLFQE; encoded by the coding sequence GTGCAGTTCGAGGTGTGGGCGCCGGGGGCCGGCGAGGTGGCGCTGACGTGCGACGGCGTCACGAGCGCGATGGAGAGCGATCCGGAGCGCCCGGGGTGGTGGTGCGGGCGGGCCCTGGCCGGGGACGGCTCGCGGTACGGCTTCGCGGTCGACGGCGGGCCCGTGCTGCCCGACCCGCGCGCCCGCCGCCTGCCGGACGGCCCCGACGGACTCGCCGCGGTCGTCGACCACGGCCGGTACGAGTGGCACGCCCCGTGGCGGGGCCGTCCGCTCCCCGGCGGCGTCCTGTACGAGCTGCACGTGGGCACGTACACCCCCGAGGGCACCCTCGACGCCGCCGCGGAACGGCTCGATCACCTCGCCGGCCTGGGCGTCACCCACGTCGAGCTGATGCCGCTGTGCCCCTTCCCGGGCCGGCACGGCTGGGGGTACGACGGGGTCGCCCCCTGGGCCGTGCACGAGCCGTACGGCGGTCCCGAGGCGCTCAAGCGGTTCGTGGACCGGGCGCACGGGCTGGGCCTGGGCGTCGTCCTGGACGTGGTCCACAACCACCTCGGCCCCTCCGGCAACCACCTGCCCGCCTTCGGCCCGTACTTCACCGAGACCCACCACACCCCCTGGGGCGCCGCGGTGAACCTGGACGCGCCCGGCTCCGACGAGGTCCGGGCGTACCTGCGGGAGAGCGCCCTCGCCTGGCTGCGGGACTACCGGATCGACGGACTGCGCCTGGACGCCGTGCACGAGCTGGCCGACAACCGGGCCCTGCCCTTCCTGGAGGAGCTGTCGCGGGGCGTGGACGCGCTCGCCGCCGACCTGGGCCGCCCGCTGTTCCTGATCGCCGAGTCCGACCGCAACGACCCGCGGACCGTGACCCCGCGCGCGGAGGGCGGCCTCGGCGTGCACACCCAGTGGAACGACGACTTCCACCACGCCCTGCACACCGCCCTGACCGGCGAGGCGCAGGGGTACTACGCCGACTTCGCGCGGGCCCCGCTGGCCGCGTTCGCCAAGACGCTGACCCGGGGCTTCTTCCACGACGGCACCTACTCGTCCTTCCGGGGGCGCCACCACGGCCGCCCGCTGGACCGCACCCGGCTCGCCTCGCACCGGCTGACCTGCTACGCGCAGAGCCACGACCAGATCGGCAACCGTGCCCGGGGGGAGCGGCTCGCGGCCCTGGTCTCCCCCGGGCTCGCCGCCTGCGCGGCGACACTGACGCTGACGGCCCCCTTCACGCCGATGCTGTTCATGGGCGAGGAGTGGGCGGCGGGCACGCCCTGGCAGTACTTCGCCGACCACACCGACCCCGGCCTCGCGGAGGCGGTACGGCGGGGCCGGCGGCGGGAGTTCGCCGCGCACGGCTGGCGGGAGGAGGACGTGCCCGACCCGCAGGACCCGGCGACCCGCGACCGCTCCTGCCTCGACTGGTCCGAACCGCGGCGCGAGCCGCACGCGCGGGTGCTGGACTGGTACCGCCGGCTGATCGCGCTGCGCCACGCGGAGCCCGACCTGAGCGACCCCGACCTCGCGGACACCCGGGTCGCCTTCGACGAGGAGGGCCGCTGGCTGGCGTTCCGGCGCGGAGACCTGCGCGTCGCGGTCAACCTGGGCCCCGGCCCTGCCCTGATCCCGCTGGGCGCCCGGCCGGCCCGGGTGCTCGCGGCGTGGGAGCCGGTGGACCCGCCGGGGGCGGACGGGCTGCTGCGGCTGCCGGGCGAGTCGAGCGTGGTCCTCTTCCAGGAGTGA
- a CDS encoding N-acetylmuramoyl-L-alanine amidase, translated as MATPLTATRLVAALKAEGCTVREVRSWRTHHRNAKGAWGPVNGVMVHHTVTGPGTDVVGLIYDGHSTLPGPLATGCITKDGTVHLTGNGRANHAGGGDGAVLTQVINESYGDRPTPPAKHEGAPGAVDGNARFYGWECENAGDGKDPWPRAQYVAMVRATAGVCRAHGWSAKSAIGHLEWSDWKSDPRGFDMKDFRRDLADCLALPAGQWQGDGDDMPQYVNLGVAEHYTLRPGVWDSIEFTAEWSDETGDHLSGGAVFARGPARFTGSLSLGVADLPVGDVVQVRMSEFEVDTHKADHPAHEVIGTSGGSFAIVPLTKRIGRNRRMRVRLLNQSPAPVKITSAVLTVLVWKE; from the coding sequence TTGGCCACACCCCTGACCGCCACCCGGCTGGTCGCCGCCCTCAAGGCCGAGGGCTGCACCGTCCGCGAGGTCCGCTCCTGGCGGACCCACCACCGCAACGCCAAGGGCGCCTGGGGACCCGTGAACGGGGTGATGGTCCACCACACCGTCACCGGCCCCGGCACGGACGTCGTCGGCCTGATCTACGACGGGCACAGCACCCTGCCCGGCCCGCTGGCCACCGGCTGCATCACCAAGGACGGCACCGTCCACCTCACCGGCAACGGCCGCGCCAACCACGCCGGCGGCGGCGACGGGGCAGTGCTCACCCAGGTCATCAACGAGTCCTACGGCGACCGCCCCACGCCACCCGCCAAGCACGAGGGCGCTCCGGGCGCCGTCGACGGCAACGCCCGCTTCTACGGCTGGGAGTGCGAGAACGCCGGCGACGGCAAGGACCCGTGGCCGCGCGCCCAGTACGTGGCGATGGTCCGGGCCACGGCCGGGGTCTGCCGGGCGCACGGCTGGAGCGCCAAGTCCGCCATCGGACACCTGGAATGGAGCGACTGGAAGTCCGATCCGCGCGGCTTCGACATGAAGGACTTCCGCCGGGACCTCGCCGACTGCCTGGCGCTCCCGGCGGGACAGTGGCAAGGAGACGGAGACGACATGCCCCAGTACGTGAACCTCGGTGTCGCCGAGCACTACACCCTGCGGCCCGGTGTCTGGGACTCGATCGAGTTCACCGCCGAGTGGAGCGACGAGACCGGCGACCACCTCTCGGGCGGCGCCGTGTTCGCCCGCGGCCCGGCCCGCTTCACCGGCAGCCTCAGCCTGGGCGTGGCCGATCTGCCGGTCGGCGACGTGGTCCAGGTCCGCATGTCCGAGTTCGAGGTGGACACGCACAAGGCGGACCACCCGGCCCACGAGGTGATCGGCACATCCGGCGGCTCCTTCGCCATCGTCCCCCTGACGAAACGGATCGGCAGGAACCGCCGGATGCGGGTGCGCCTGCTCAACCAGTCCCCGGCCCCCGTGAAGATCACCAGCGCGGTGCTGACCGTCCTGGTCTGGAAGGAGTGA
- the treY gene encoding malto-oligosyltrehalose synthase, producing MTSERHRPPVPPIPTATYRLQLQPAFPFAAAAAAVPYLASLGVSHLHLSPVLEAVPGSAHGYDVVDHARVRGELGGEEGLRELARAARGHGLGLVVDIVPNHMAMSPRHNRALWEVLREGPGSPYARWFDIDWEAQGGQVLLPVLGGPLGEVLEGLRTEDGVLRHGDQVFPLREGTEGLPLPELLDAQWYRPVWWRLARTELNYRRFFSVSELIGVRVEDPEVFEATHATVLRLLREGVVDGLRVDHPDGLADPGGYLRRLDEATGGRWTVVEKILADGERLPAGWPVAGTTGYESLRHVDALFTDPDGAAGLLAAYRDFAGPPADRGGDWAATVRRSAYEVLSHELAAETERLTRVAHRLCASSPVATLRDRAPWALRTALRELLVRLDVYRPYAPADAARLITGRVVAEARRAFTVPEEAGAVDAVRDLLTGRAGEGPEHEEFRARFAQTSSALRAKSVEDRAFYRHVPLLSAGEVGGDPGRPALPPGEFHAFCADLQRERPAAGTVLSTHDTKRSADVRAALAVLAQCPTAWAEVVAKAAAEAPRAPDGVLAWAAWQTVFGLGPADGGRVREALVKHVREAGLHTTWTERDPEYEEAVARFLAAGPCGAPGERVAAFRAELEPHIRAHLLGAALVHLTMPGVPDLYQGTEGEYRALVDPDNRAPASFPPVAGPGEKGAVTRAALALRSRRPGVFGEGASYAPLTAEGPAAEHCVAFVRTGAALTAVTRLSLRLAEAGGWRGTELALPPGRWSDLLAPGRAHTGRVRVADLFRELPVALLEREDPADAGNTTATASPAETGSIAETGSTGSTAETGSTGSTAHLTAG from the coding sequence ATGACGTCTGAGCGACACCGCCCGCCGGTCCCCCCGATCCCCACGGCCACCTACCGGCTGCAGCTCCAGCCCGCCTTCCCCTTCGCGGCCGCGGCGGCGGCCGTGCCCTACCTGGCCTCGCTCGGCGTGTCGCACCTGCACCTCTCCCCCGTCCTGGAGGCGGTCCCCGGCTCGGCGCACGGCTACGACGTCGTGGACCACGCGCGCGTGCGCGGCGAACTGGGCGGCGAGGAGGGGCTGCGGGAGCTGGCGCGCGCCGCGCGGGGGCACGGGCTGGGCCTGGTGGTGGACATCGTGCCGAACCACATGGCGATGTCCCCGCGCCACAACCGCGCCCTGTGGGAGGTGCTGCGCGAGGGCCCCGGGTCACCGTACGCGCGCTGGTTCGACATCGACTGGGAGGCGCAGGGCGGGCAGGTGCTGCTGCCGGTGCTCGGCGGCCCCCTCGGCGAGGTGCTGGAGGGCCTGCGGACCGAGGACGGGGTGCTGCGCCACGGGGACCAGGTCTTCCCGCTCCGGGAGGGCACCGAGGGCCTGCCGCTGCCCGAACTGCTGGACGCCCAGTGGTACCGCCCGGTGTGGTGGCGGCTGGCCCGCACCGAGCTGAACTACCGGCGGTTCTTCAGCGTCTCGGAGCTGATCGGGGTGCGGGTGGAGGACCCGGAGGTCTTCGAGGCGACCCACGCCACCGTCCTGCGGCTGCTGCGCGAGGGCGTGGTCGACGGGCTGCGCGTCGACCACCCGGACGGGCTCGCCGACCCCGGCGGGTACCTGCGGCGGCTCGACGAGGCGACCGGCGGCCGGTGGACCGTGGTCGAGAAGATCCTCGCGGACGGGGAGCGGCTGCCGGCCGGCTGGCCCGTCGCCGGCACCACCGGCTACGAGTCCCTGCGCCACGTCGACGCCCTCTTCACCGACCCGGACGGCGCCGCCGGACTCCTCGCCGCCTACCGCGACTTCGCCGGCCCCCCGGCGGACCGGGGCGGCGACTGGGCGGCGACGGTGCGGCGCTCGGCGTACGAGGTGCTCTCCCACGAGCTGGCCGCCGAGACCGAGCGGCTGACCCGGGTGGCCCACCGGCTCTGCGCGTCCTCGCCGGTGGCCACGCTGCGCGACCGGGCGCCGTGGGCGCTGCGCACCGCCCTGCGCGAGCTGCTGGTCCGCCTGGACGTCTACCGGCCCTACGCACCGGCCGACGCGGCCCGGCTGATCACCGGGCGGGTGGTGGCCGAGGCGCGGCGCGCCTTCACCGTGCCGGAGGAGGCGGGCGCGGTGGACGCGGTCCGGGACCTGCTGACCGGCCGGGCGGGGGAGGGCCCGGAACACGAGGAGTTCCGGGCCCGGTTCGCGCAGACCTCCTCCGCGCTGCGCGCCAAGTCGGTGGAGGACCGGGCCTTCTACCGCCACGTGCCGCTGCTGTCGGCCGGGGAGGTCGGCGGCGATCCGGGGCGGCCGGCGCTGCCGCCCGGGGAGTTCCACGCCTTCTGCGCGGACCTCCAGCGCGAGCGGCCCGCGGCGGGGACGGTGCTCTCCACCCACGACACCAAGCGCAGCGCCGACGTGCGGGCCGCGCTCGCCGTCCTCGCCCAGTGCCCCACGGCCTGGGCCGAGGTGGTGGCGAAGGCCGCGGCCGAGGCTCCCCGGGCGCCGGACGGCGTACTGGCCTGGGCGGCGTGGCAGACGGTGTTCGGGCTGGGACCGGCCGACGGCGGCCGGGTGCGGGAGGCGCTGGTGAAGCACGTCCGCGAGGCCGGTCTGCACACCACCTGGACGGAACGGGACCCGGAGTACGAGGAGGCGGTGGCGCGGTTCCTGGCGGCGGGGCCGTGCGGTGCGCCGGGCGAGCGGGTGGCCGCCTTCCGGGCGGAGCTGGAGCCGCACATCCGGGCCCACCTGCTCGGCGCGGCGCTGGTCCACCTGACGATGCCGGGCGTGCCCGACCTCTACCAGGGCACGGAGGGCGAGTACCGGGCGCTGGTGGACCCGGACAACCGGGCTCCCGCGAGCTTCCCGCCCGTCGCCGGCCCCGGGGAGAAGGGGGCGGTGACGCGGGCCGCGCTGGCGCTGCGCTCCCGCCGGCCGGGGGTCTTCGGCGAGGGCGCCTCCTACGCCCCGCTGACGGCCGAGGGGCCGGCGGCGGAGCACTGCGTGGCCTTCGTCCGCACCGGGGCGGCCCTGACCGCGGTGACCCGGCTGTCGCTGCGGCTGGCGGAGGCGGGCGGCTGGCGCGGCACGGAGCTGGCGCTGCCGCCGGGCCGCTGGTCCGACCTCCTCGCCCCCGGCCGGGCGCACACGGGCCGGGTCCGCGTCGCGGACCTCTTCCGGGAACTGCCGGTGGCCCTGCTCGAACGCGAGGACCCGGCGGACGCGGGGAACACGACGGCCACCGCGAGCCCGGCGGAGACGGGAAGCATCGCGGAGACGGGAAGCACGGGAAGCACCGCAGAGACGGGAAGCACCGGGAGCACGGCGCACCTGACGGCCGGGTGA
- a CDS encoding DUF1707 and FHA domain-containing protein: MMSTFESNTPPPALVRLSDAERDRALKVLRDGVAAGRLSHDTFVRRMELALVARRSEELAVLTADLRSEGRASRLVFGAVEAVSGFGVRVRRAWQAERLPKLLLPHPGTGHPLRIGRDPANGLRLTHETVSRVHAELTRQGGMWVLRDLGSTNGTTVNGRRVIGAAVVREGDQIGFGRTVFRLAAS; encoded by the coding sequence ATCATGTCGACCTTCGAGTCCAACACTCCTCCGCCCGCTCTCGTCCGGCTGTCCGACGCCGAGCGGGACCGGGCGCTGAAGGTGCTGCGGGACGGCGTCGCGGCGGGCCGTCTCTCCCACGACACGTTCGTGCGCCGCATGGAACTGGCCCTGGTGGCCCGCCGGTCCGAGGAACTGGCCGTGCTCACCGCCGACCTGCGCTCCGAGGGGCGGGCCTCCCGGCTGGTGTTCGGGGCCGTCGAGGCGGTCTCCGGCTTCGGCGTCCGGGTGCGGCGGGCCTGGCAGGCCGAGCGGCTGCCCAAGCTGCTGCTGCCGCACCCGGGCACCGGCCACCCGCTGCGGATAGGGCGCGACCCGGCGAACGGGCTGCGGCTCACCCACGAGACCGTCTCCCGCGTGCACGCCGAACTGACCCGGCAGGGCGGCATGTGGGTGCTGCGCGACCTCGGCTCCACCAACGGCACCACGGTCAACGGGCGGCGGGTGATCGGCGCCGCCGTCGTCCGTGAGGGCGACCAGATCGGCTTCGGCCGCACCGTGTTCCGCCTCGCCGCGAGCTGA
- a CDS encoding aminoglycoside phosphotransferase family protein gives MTQAPIPTEDTVRRLVGSLLPRGTAPDVAPAAEGAGRATWWVGARHVLRLATDRDTAARRRREPRLRDLVRAHVPVAVPVTVAHGEWAPGLTYTLDARLPGGSAEDHSVSAVGEADLAALLTGLREVPPRQAESLGVPRAPARSLEALRGSAGTAARRLAVADEFDPARLAQLTGAATAQLGVAPGTVALVHHTLADDHLVVAADGRVRGVLGWADAVLGDPAEDIAGLALAVGSPAAVRAATLAGYGARPCLRGLWLARCDAVAHLARALAGQDPAPPPLPVLRARLRRAWEAILLERVTELRGDGGDDDTAPW, from the coding sequence ATGACCCAGGCACCCATTCCGACCGAGGACACCGTCCGACGGCTGGTCGGCTCCCTGCTCCCGCGGGGCACCGCCCCCGACGTGGCGCCCGCCGCCGAGGGCGCCGGGCGGGCCACCTGGTGGGTCGGTGCCCGCCACGTGCTGCGCCTGGCCACCGACCGCGACACCGCGGCCCGCCGGCGCCGCGAGCCGCGCCTGCGCGACCTGGTCCGCGCCCACGTCCCCGTCGCCGTGCCCGTCACGGTGGCGCACGGCGAGTGGGCACCCGGCCTCACCTACACCCTGGACGCCCGGCTGCCCGGCGGCTCCGCCGAGGACCACTCCGTGTCCGCCGTCGGTGAGGCGGACCTCGCGGCGCTGCTGACGGGGTTGCGCGAGGTGCCGCCGCGGCAGGCCGAGTCGCTGGGCGTGCCGAGGGCCCCGGCGCGTTCCCTGGAGGCGCTGCGTGGGTCCGCCGGGACCGCCGCCCGCCGGCTCGCCGTGGCCGACGAGTTCGACCCGGCCCGGCTCGCGCAGCTCACCGGTGCGGCGACGGCCCAGCTCGGCGTGGCGCCCGGCACGGTGGCCCTCGTCCACCACACCCTGGCCGACGACCACCTCGTCGTCGCCGCCGACGGCCGGGTGCGCGGGGTGCTCGGCTGGGCGGACGCGGTCCTCGGGGACCCCGCCGAGGACATCGCCGGCCTCGCGCTCGCCGTCGGGTCCCCCGCCGCCGTCCGCGCCGCGACCCTCGCCGGCTACGGGGCCCGGCCCTGCCTGCGCGGCCTGTGGCTGGCCCGCTGCGACGCGGTGGCGCACCTCGCCCGCGCCCTTGCCGGGCAGGACCCCGCGCCGCCGCCGCTGCCGGTGCTGCGGGCCCGGCTGCGCCGGGCCTGGGAGGCGATCCTCCTGGAGCGGGTCACGGAACTGCGCGGTGACGGCGGGGACGACGACACCGCGCCCTGGTAG
- a CDS encoding M14 family zinc carboxypeptidase has product MDELGARAAALAARHPGRARLRRVGTSRAGTPLLLLSVGRGGRQALVVAGPHANEPVGGATVLRLAERALADPRLTEAADATWNLLLSADPDGLRHNEGWLTGPYTLGRYARHFFRPGFLEQPEWLPDGPGRATLPETRVLLALQDELRPFVQCSLHGVDVGGGFAEVTDELPGLARRMAHAATRLGIPRELGAYDALYWPGLGPAVYRIPPPRSGDLTAAITEAAVDSTWCHPRRHGTVTAVVEAPMWGVAAVGDTSAPADADAVLRAVSRTLRHDTRRLRGLLARIRPHAAGPDAARLLAPVDDYLLVCPRLADAWDPDTDDGTGRPLPPMSTARLAALRIAGRRLALRTAGLLHQVVTRAGRDPADALPELDRLLDAWCADYHESFGARWIPVARQAEYQTRVVLAAFELAARHAPRGLLPSG; this is encoded by the coding sequence GTGGACGAACTGGGCGCCCGTGCCGCCGCACTCGCCGCCCGCCATCCCGGCCGGGCCCGGCTGCGCCGCGTCGGCACCTCCCGCGCCGGGACCCCGCTGCTCCTGCTCTCGGTCGGCCGGGGCGGACGCCAGGCCCTCGTCGTCGCCGGACCGCACGCCAACGAACCCGTCGGCGGCGCCACCGTCCTGCGCCTGGCCGAACGCGCCCTGGCCGACCCCCGGCTCACCGAGGCCGCCGACGCCACCTGGAACCTGCTGCTGAGCGCCGACCCCGACGGACTGCGCCACAACGAGGGCTGGCTGACCGGCCCGTACACCCTCGGGCGCTACGCGCGCCACTTCTTCCGGCCCGGTTTCCTGGAACAGCCCGAGTGGCTGCCCGACGGTCCCGGCCGCGCCACGCTGCCCGAGACCCGCGTCCTGCTCGCCCTCCAGGACGAGCTGCGGCCCTTCGTCCAGTGCTCCCTGCACGGCGTCGACGTCGGCGGCGGCTTCGCCGAGGTCACCGACGAACTGCCCGGCCTCGCCCGGCGGATGGCGCACGCCGCGACCCGCCTCGGCATCCCCCGCGAACTCGGCGCCTACGACGCCCTGTACTGGCCCGGCCTCGGGCCCGCCGTCTACCGGATACCGCCGCCCCGCTCGGGCGACCTGACCGCCGCCATCACCGAGGCCGCCGTCGACTCGACCTGGTGCCACCCGCGCCGCCACGGCACCGTCACGGCGGTGGTGGAAGCGCCCATGTGGGGCGTGGCCGCCGTCGGCGACACGTCGGCCCCGGCCGACGCGGACGCGGTGCTGCGCGCGGTGAGCCGCACGCTGCGCCACGACACGCGGCGGCTGCGCGGGCTCCTCGCCCGGATCCGGCCGCACGCGGCGGGCCCCGACGCGGCCCGGCTGCTGGCGCCGGTCGACGACTACCTCCTCGTCTGCCCCCGGCTCGCCGACGCCTGGGACCCGGACACCGACGACGGCACGGGCCGCCCCCTGCCGCCGATGAGCACCGCCCGCCTGGCGGCCCTGCGCATCGCCGGGCGGCGGCTGGCGCTGCGGACGGCGGGGCTCCTGCACCAGGTGGTGACCCGCGCCGGGCGCGATCCGGCGGACGCGCTGCCCGAGCTGGACCGGCTCCTCGACGCCTGGTGCGCCGACTACCACGAGTCCTTCGGGGCCCGCTGGATACCGGTGGCCCGGCAGGCGGAGTACCAGACCAGGGTGGTGCTCGCCGCCTTCGAACTGGCCGCCCGGCACGCGCCGCGCGGCCTGCTGCCCTCGGGCTGA